In Corynebacterium aquatimens, one genomic interval encodes:
- the rplI gene encoding 50S ribosomal protein L9: MKLILTAAVENLGEPGDIVEVKGGYGRNLLLPRGLAIPATRGAEKQIEDIKRAQEQRSVRDLEHAKELRDQLDQLKGVTVKVRTSDKGKLFGSVKTGDIVDAVQAAGGPALDKRRVVLPKGLVTSTGGYQVKVNLHDEVEGKINFEVVGA; the protein is encoded by the coding sequence ATGAAGCTGATCCTCACCGCTGCCGTTGAGAACCTTGGAGAACCCGGCGACATCGTCGAGGTCAAGGGCGGCTACGGACGTAACCTTCTCCTCCCGCGCGGACTTGCTATCCCGGCTACCCGCGGCGCAGAGAAGCAGATTGAAGACATTAAGCGTGCACAGGAGCAGCGTTCTGTGCGCGACTTGGAGCACGCAAAGGAGCTGCGTGATCAGCTTGACCAGCTCAAGGGTGTGACCGTGAAGGTTCGCACTTCTGACAAGGGTAAGCTGTTCGGTTCCGTGAAGACCGGCGACATCGTCGACGCAGTTCAGGCTGCTGGTGGCCCGGCTTTGGACAAGCGCCGCGTGGTCCTTCCGAAGGGCCTGGTCACCTCTACTGGTGGATACCAGGTCAAGGTCAACCTCCACGATGAGGTTGAGGGCAAGATCAACTTTGAGGTCGTTGGAGCGTAA